The Candidatus Effluviviaceae Genus V sp. DNA segment TGCGTCACGGGGTCTCACCTCCCGTCTCGCGCCCGCTCCGCCCGGCCGGCGGCCGCCGGAACCAGAAGAGCAGCACGATACCGAGGGAAATCGCGGCGAACCCGCCGTACATGACCGGCGTGCCCGGCTGATGGGACACCTGGAAGCGAGTCAGCCCCGAACTGAAATCGGGCCGGTAGTCGAGCAGGTACAGGTGGACCGGCAGCCCCCCGTCACCGTGGCCGCGGTCGCCGAGGAAGAGCCACCGCTCGGTCACAGGATGGCCAGCCCCCGCCACCTGCACGCGAACCGCCGGGTTCCGGTGGAACGGCGAAGCCGGAGCGGCGGTTCGAGTGTTGATATCGTATGTGAAATGACCGATGAATTCCAACGCTTTCAGGGTCAGGTCGGTCCCCGGCACCTGCACCGTGACGTTCGGCGCGATCAGGAACTCCTCGTGCCACGTGTCTCCCGCGTCGTCCTCGAAAACGGCACGGACGAGCGCCGTGCTGAACGAGTCGGGCGCCGGCAGCATCTCGTGCTGGTAGATGCCGATGCCGCGATGCATGACCGGGTGGTTGACCTCGATGCGCTCGGTGCGGAGCTCCTCGCCGTTCTCAATGACCGTGACGACCGACACGTACTCGGAGAGCGCCCCCTCGCCGGTGAACTCCGTCCGGGCCTCCTCGACCCGGATCGAGAAACCGCCCTCGGGGACCTCCATGACGTCGCCCGGCGCAAGAAACCGCTCGCCGGAGTACCGGAAGCCCCACACGGATGTCACGAGACCGCCGACGAGCACAACGCCGATTCCGAGATGCGTAAGGAACGAGCCGAGCGAGCTCGCCGAGACGGACCGCCGGGCGCGGGCGATTCGCGCCAGCGCGCAGGAGACAAGAGAGAACGTCAGGAGTGCGAGCGTCGCGGCGAAGTACCACGTCGAGAAGACCCGGTGGAGTCCAAGCCTGACGACAACAAGCCCCACGACGTGCCCGTACCGCTCAACGTAGGCCGCCTCGGGGAAGTTCTGTCCGATGAGGACGCCCGCCATCGAAAGGACGGCGACCGCCACGAGCAGCCACACGGCTGTCCGCATGGAGACGAGCCAGCGGCGCACCGGAGGCACGAACGCGACGAACAGCGTCGCCAGAGCGGCGCCGGCTACGATGGCGATGGAGGGATTCTCCAGCATCTAACTGCGCTTCTCCTCGAGACGTGTTGTGATCCACGAGATCCAGTCGTCGATGCCCTCGCCCGAACGCGCCGACACCTGAAGGAGCTCGCAGTCGGCGTTCAGAACCTCGACCTCCCGCTGCACCTTTTCGACATCGTAGTCGAGGTACGGCAGCAGATCGATCTTGTTGAGAATGGCCAGGCGGGACTCGTAGAAGATCGTCGGGTACTTCATCGGCTTGTCGTCGCCCTCGGTCGTGGCGAGCAGGACGACCTTGCCGTCCTCGCCGAGATCGTACGTCGACGGACAGATGAGGTTCCCGACGTTCTCGATGAAGATGATGTCGGCGTGCTCGACGTCGAGCTCCGGCAACACCTCGGCCACCATCTTCGCGCTCAGATGGCATCCGCCGCCGGTGTTGATCTGGACGCCGGTCGCGCCGTGCGCCTTGACGCGATCGAGGTCGCGGGTCGTGCTGACGTCGCCCTCGATGACGAGTACCCGCAGGTCCTGAGGGAGCCGGTCGAGCGTTGTCTCGAGAAGGGTCGTCTTCCCCGAACCCGGGGAGCTGATGAAGTTGAGCACCAGTACGCCGGCGTCGTCGAACGTCTCTCTGTTCTTCGCCGCGACGCGGTCGTTCTCGCTCAGGATCTTCTTTCCGACATCGACCTTTGCCATGTTCTTCCTCACTGTGTGACAGGTGAACCACGGACGGGCTCCGCGAGCCCGACCTCCTACTCAGCATCGCCTCCGGGGGGGTCCCCGGCACCGTTCTCGTCGATCTCGAGCTCGCGGATGGCGAGCTCAAGTCCGGACGTGATCTCTATGTCGACCGACTCGCACTTCGGACAACCGAGCGCCACCTCCTGATACTCGAACGTGCTGCCGCACGACCTGCAGCGCCCGGCCAACGGGATCTCGTTCACGACGAGCTTCGTCTCCTCGTACGGCCCGTCCGTCGTGATGACGTCGAACGCCTCGCTCAGAAGGACCGGCTCGATCGTCGAGCCCTTCCCCACGTCGAGGAAGATGCGAAGGAGCTTCGCGCCCGGATGCTCCGCCATCGTCCTGTCGACGATCTCCAGCATGCTCTGACAGATGGACAGCTCGTGCATTCGGCTCCTCTCCCGCCGTGCATCGGAACCTCGTCGCTCCTCAGCAGATCCTCGGAAGCTGGACGCCCTCCAGCATGAGAAGCGGTCTCGCTCCGCCGACGCGCGTTCTGAGCGTGACGCCTGGCGGACCGCCCGCGCGTCCGATGACGGCCGCGTCTCGACCGAGGTCGTGCGTCCGGAGCGCCTCGACCACGCGCTCGGCCTCGTCGGCCGGCACGACGGCGACGACCTTCCCCTCGTTCGCCATGAAGAGCGGGTCGAACCCGAGGATATCGGTCACCGAACGGACCTCCCTCCGCACCGGGACCGCGGCCTCTTCGATCTCGATGCCGACGCCGGAACGGGCGGAGAGTTCGTTCAGCGTGGTCGCCAGGCCCCCGCGCGTCGGGTCTCTCATCGCGCGTGCCCCGGGCGCGGCCGTGAGAATGGTCGCCGCGATCTCGTGGAGCGGAGCGCAGTCGCTCTCGATGGTCTCGTCGATCTCGAACCCCTCACGCGCCACGAGGATGGCGGTCTCGTGATCGCCGACCGTGCCGCTGATGACGACCGCGTCGCCGTCACGGACGCGGGCGGCGCCGAGTTCGACGCCCTCGGGAATGAACCCGAGCCCGGCCGTGTTGAGGACGAGCCCGCCGAGACAACCGCGTTCGACGACCTTCGTGTCGCCGGCGGTCACGACGACGCCGGCCGTCTTCGCCGTCTCCGCGACCGAGCGCAGTGCGCGCTCGAGGTCGGAGACGGCGAGCCCCTCCTCGACGATCAGGCCCAGCGTCAGGGCGACCGGTCGCGCGCCCTTCACCGCCAGGTCGTTGACCGTCCCGGCGACCGCGAGGGTGCCGATGTCTCCTCCGGGGAAGAACAGCGGCTGGACGACGAACGAGTCGGTCGTCACGGCCAGGCGTCCCGGCTCGACCAGTCCGGAGACGTCGGCCGCGTCGTCGAGCTCGTCGAGCACCGGATTCGAGAGGACCCTCGCGATGAGCCCCTCGACCAGCTCGTGCATCAGGCGGCCGCCGCTCCCGTGAGCCAGCGTGATCGTGTCGTTCGACTTCACGTGCTCCTCCGATGCTCGTAGCGGAAGTGCGCGGCGCACGACCCCTCCGAGCTTACCATGCACGGCCCCACCGGGTCTCTCGGCGTACAGTCGGTCCCGAAGAGCGGGCAGTCGCCCGGCAGCTTGCGACCGAGCATGATCGCCCCGCAGATGCAGCCCTCGGGTTCGGCCGGCTCGGGCCGTTCGATGCCGAGCTTCGCGGCGGCGTCGCGGTGCATCAGGTCCTGGCTGAGAACGTAGCCGCTTGCGGGGATCGCCCCGATGCCGCGCCACTCCGCGTCCGCCGTGTCGAACGTCTCGTCGAGCAGCGACCGCGCGGTCGGGTTCCCCTCGGGACGGACTGCGCGACTGTACTGCGTCTCGACGCGGGCGGCGCCGCCGGACCGGACGTCGCGGACCTGCTCGAGGAGCATGACGATGCCCGCGAGGATGTCGAGCGGCTCGAACCCGGTCACCACACACGGGATGCCCGCCTCGCGGGCGACCGGCTCGTATGCGTTCGAGCCGATGATGGAGCTCACGTGCCCGGGACAGAGGAAGCCGTCGAGCGCGCGGTCGGGAACACCGACCAGGAACTCGAGCGCCGGCGGGACCAGCTTGAAGAAGGGAAAGACGGAGACGTTCGGAACGTCGCGCCGCTCGGCCTCGAGGAGCGCCGCCGCCACGGTCGGCGACGTCGTCTCGAACCCGACGCCGATGAAGACGATCTCGCGCGACGGCTCCTCGGACGCCAGCTTCACGGCGTCGAGGGCGCTGGTCACGACGCGAACGTCGGCGCCCGCGGCCCGTTCGCGTTCGAGCGACGACTCCGAGCCGGGGACCCGCATCATGTCTCCGAAGGTCGCGACCGTCACGTCGGGTCGCCGCGCGGCCTCGATGGTCTGGTCGATCTCGCCCAGGGGCGTCACGCAGACGGGGCAGCCAGGTCCGGAGAGGAGCCTGAGCTCCTCCGGGACGAGCGAACGGATCCCGGCACGGCCGATGGCGACCGTGTGCGTGCCGCAGACCTCCATGAGCGCGGTCGGCCCATCGACGAGCTCGCGAACGCGCCGGACGAGGCCCTCGGCCTCGGGCCCCTCACGGAACGCCTCGAAGTCGAGCAGCTCCTTCATACGTCGGTCCCGTCAGGTTCCGACCGCCCTCTGTCGGCCGCCTCGGCCATCTCCCGGAAGAGCCGCATCGTCTCGAGCGCGGACTCGCGGTCGACCTTCTCGATGGCGTAGCCCGCATGCACCAGCACGTAGTCGTCGACGGCCGTGTCGGGAAGGAGGCTCAGCTCGACCTCGCGGGTGATGCCCCCGAAGTCCACCTTCGCCCGCGTCCCGTCGACCTCACGGACAAGTCCTGGAACGGCAAGACACATTCTCTTCTCCTACCCCCTCTGGAGACGCCCGGCGCGCGCCCGGTCGGACGCCACGACGGCCTGCCCGAGCGAGACGCCGCCGTCGTTGGTCGGCACGTCTCTGTGGACGAGCGGCGTGAGTCCGCGCTCCTCGAGCGCCGCGATGAGCTCGCGGAGCAGGAAGCGGTTCTGAAAGACGCCGCCCGACAGCGCGACGCTGTCGAGGTCCCGCGCCGCAGCGAGTCGCTCCGCAGCCTCGGCGCAGAACCGGACGACGGTCGCGTGGAAGACCGCGGCGATCGTACTCGGCTCGACGCCCGCGCGGCGGTCCTCGAGCGCGCCCCGGACGATCGGGCCGGGATCCACGACGAGCACGCCGTCCTCCGTGAACTCGATCGGATAGGTCCTCCCGGCGCGCTCGCCGACGAGGGACTCGAACTCGATGGCCGCCTGCGCCTCGTAGCTGATCTCGTGACAGACCCCGGCGATGGCGCTGACGGCGTCGAAGAGCCGCCCTGCGCTCGACGTGCGCACTGCGCCGACGCTCTTCTCGGTCTGCTGCACCACGAGGTCGCGCTCGTTCTC contains these protein-coding regions:
- the hypB gene encoding hydrogenase nickel incorporation protein HypB; its protein translation is MAKVDVGKKILSENDRVAAKNRETFDDAGVLVLNFISSPGSGKTTLLETTLDRLPQDLRVLVIEGDVSTTRDLDRVKAHGATGVQINTGGGCHLSAKMVAEVLPELDVEHADIIFIENVGNLICPSTYDLGEDGKVVLLATTEGDDKPMKYPTIFYESRLAILNKIDLLPYLDYDVEKVQREVEVLNADCELLQVSARSGEGIDDWISWITTRLEEKRS
- a CDS encoding hydrogenase maturation nickel metallochaperone HypA encodes the protein MHELSICQSMLEIVDRTMAEHPGAKLLRIFLDVGKGSTIEPVLLSEAFDVITTDGPYEETKLVVNEIPLAGRCRSCGSTFEYQEVALGCPKCESVDIEITSGLELAIRELEIDENGAGDPPGGDAE
- the hypE gene encoding hydrogenase expression/formation protein HypE yields the protein MKSNDTITLAHGSGGRLMHELVEGLIARVLSNPVLDELDDAADVSGLVEPGRLAVTTDSFVVQPLFFPGGDIGTLAVAGTVNDLAVKGARPVALTLGLIVEEGLAVSDLERALRSVAETAKTAGVVVTAGDTKVVERGCLGGLVLNTAGLGFIPEGVELGAARVRDGDAVVISGTVGDHETAILVAREGFEIDETIESDCAPLHEIAATILTAAPGARAMRDPTRGGLATTLNELSARSGVGIEIEEAAVPVRREVRSVTDILGFDPLFMANEGKVVAVVPADEAERVVEALRTHDLGRDAAVIGRAGGPPGVTLRTRVGGARPLLMLEGVQLPRIC
- the hypD gene encoding hydrogenase formation protein HypD, with protein sequence MKELLDFEAFREGPEAEGLVRRVRELVDGPTALMEVCGTHTVAIGRAGIRSLVPEELRLLSGPGCPVCVTPLGEIDQTIEAARRPDVTVATFGDMMRVPGSESSLERERAAGADVRVVTSALDAVKLASEEPSREIVFIGVGFETTSPTVAAALLEAERRDVPNVSVFPFFKLVPPALEFLVGVPDRALDGFLCPGHVSSIIGSNAYEPVAREAGIPCVVTGFEPLDILAGIVMLLEQVRDVRSGGAARVETQYSRAVRPEGNPTARSLLDETFDTADAEWRGIGAIPASGYVLSQDLMHRDAAAKLGIERPEPAEPEGCICGAIMLGRKLPGDCPLFGTDCTPRDPVGPCMVSSEGSCAAHFRYEHRRST
- the hypC gene encoding HypC/HybG/HupF family hydrogenase formation chaperone; this translates as MCLAVPGLVREVDGTRAKVDFGGITREVELSLLPDTAVDDYVLVHAGYAIEKVDRESALETMRLFREMAEAADRGRSEPDGTDV